Sequence from the Fictibacillus arsenicus genome:
CCTAGAACACGCAGCATTCTAACTTCTGCCGGTGTTTCATATGAAGGACCGGTATTACCTGCGTAAACTCCTTCTTTCAGTTTGATGCCAAGTTCATTTGATACTTTTCTAGCTACTTCCTGCAATGAATTCGTATATGCTTCACTCATATCAGGAAAACGAACACCAAACGAATTATCGTTTGCTCCTATTAAAGGGTTATCTCCCATATTGTTGATATGATCAGTAATAAGCATAAGATCACCAGCTTCGAAGTCTTTGTTTACCCCGCCTGCTGCATTCGTGACTACGATTGTTTCTACACCAATCAGCTTCATTACACGAACGGGAAACGTTACTTTTTCCATAGAATAGCCTTCATAATAATGAAACCGTCCCTGCATGGCTACTACTTGTTTTCCTGCAAGCTCACCAATCACAAGCTGGCCTGCATGTCCTTCAACTGTTGAAACAGGGAACTCAGGAATTTCTGAGTAAGGAATTACAACAGGATTTTTGATTTCTTCGGCTAAAATTCCTAATCCCGATCCTAGAATAAGTCCGATTTTAGGTGAAGAATCTAATTTTGATTGAATAAATTCCGCTGATGTTTGTAATTTAGTTGACATGTCTTTTCCCCCTTAAAGCTGGCTTAAAAAGCTTTTTCCGATCTCTGGTTTTTTTACATTATAATTTTCTGCGATTGTTGCACCTATATCTGCAAATGTATTTCCTATATTTAATTCTTTTCCTTTTTTAATTCCGTTGTGATAGACCAATAAAGGCACATATTCACGCGTATGATCAGTCCCATGATGAACTGGATCGTTTCCATGATCGGCTGTAATAATGAGAAGATCATCATCTTCTAACTTATTTAGGACTTCAGGCAGGCGAAGGTCGAACTCCTGAAGTGCTTCACCATATCCCTTCGGATCTCTTCTGTGGCCGTACAGTGCGTCAAAATCTACCAGATTCAAGAAATTAAGACCAGTGAAATCTTCTTCCATGGATTGAACCAGCTTGTCCATCCCATCCATATTTGATTTCGTACGGATTGCTTTTGTTACTCCCTCACCATCAAAGATGTCTGAGATCTTACCTAAAGCGATGCTGTCAAAGCCGCCGTCTTGAAGTTCGTTCATTACAGTTCTGCCAAATGGTTTTAATGCATAATCATGGCGGTTTGCCGTTCTTTCAAACGCACCTGGTTTCCCTGTAAATGGACGAGCGATGATTCGTCCAAGCATATACTTGCCTTCTCGTGTCATTTCCCTTGCTGTTTCGCAGATTTCATATAACTCTTCAATCGGTACGATATCTTCGTGAGCTGCAATCTGTAAAACTGAATCAGCAGATGTATAAACGATTAGTTTTCCAGTGTTCATATGTTCTTCTCCAAGCTCAGAAATAATCTCTGTTCCTGAAGCAGCTTTGTTTCCTAGAATGTCTCTTCCCCACTTTTCAGTCAATTGGTCTATTAACTCATCAGGGAATCCTTCAGGAAACGTTTGAAATGGTTCCTGAATGTGAAGACCCATGATCTCCCAGTGCCCTGTCATAGTATCTTTCCCATTTGATAGTTCAGGAAGCTTTGCAAAATGTGCAAGCGGGTTTTCTGTTTTTTCAATACCTTTCATTGTTGGATCAATATTTCCAAGACCCAATTTTTCTAAATTTGGCACCTGCAGTCCATTCATATGTTCTGCAATATGACCGAGCGTATGAGCCCCTTTATCACCAAACTTGTCAGCATCAGGTGCTTCTCCGATACCCACAGAATCCATTACGATTAAAAATGTGCGTTTAAAACGAGATTGTTCCATTTTTTCCTCCTGAAATTCTTAACTACACTCTATTTACTATTTCCTTTTAAAGCGTACAACAAACAAATTCTCCATGATGTCGGAAGTCTGACAACCAAAAACAAAAAAGATGCTCACGCCCTCGGGTGAAAGGCGGAGTAAACATCTTTTAATCTGGTTTTAGTGACATGGGTATAAATCTGTGTGGTTGAAATGTCAGCGTGGCCAAGCATTTCTTGTACTGCACGCAAATCTGCACCATTCTCTAAGAGATGTGTTGCGAAAGAATGACGAAGAGTGTGCGGCGTCAAATCTTTTTCTATTCTAGCCTTTTTCGCTAACTGTTTCAATATTTTCCAAAAGCCTTGCCTGGATAATCGATTACCATGGTGGTTCAGAAACAGTGCTTCCGTTTTCTTGCCTTTTAACATTTCCGATCGGCCGCTATTAATATATCGTTCTATCGCTGATTGAGCCATTTTTCCGAGCGGAATGATTCTCTCCTTGCTGCCTTTACCCATACAGCGTATGAACCCCATATTAAGGTGGATATCACTTATGTTTAACTGAACTAATTCAGATACCCGAATACCTGTAGCATATAGAAGTTCGAGCATGGCTTTATCTCTTTGCGAGAAAGGATCGTTCGAAGCTGGTGTCTCGAGCAATGCCTCAACTTCTTGGGGAGACAGCACTTTTGGCAGTTTTCTTTCTGTTTTTGGTGTTTCAATATGTACAGAAGGATCTTGAAGCGAAACCTTCTCTCTAAACAAAAACTGATGAAATGAACGTATGGATGCAATGTTGCGTGCTAACGTTGTGGAAGCCTTACCATTTTCTTTTAAAAATAAAAGATATCCCATAATATTATTGCGTTCAATCTGATCAATTGTTTCTATTGATTCCACTTTTTCTAAAAAAAGAACATACTGAGTCAAGTCTCTTCTGTAAGAGTCTATCGTATTTTTTGAAAGGGCTCGTTCAACAATAATATATTGAAGAAAATCCTGAACATGATCGTTCACTATACCCCTCCTTATTCACCCGTCTGATAGAAATAAAAAAGCCGTTTTATAATATTCGAATCTTTATCCGTACTTAAATTGAAAACTTTAACTGCTTTCCCTTTAGGTTCGTCATATTTATGATAATTTTCATATTCCTGGTTAATCCAAAGCAAACCAAAATAGAAAACCAGCGTGCATAAAGAAAAGGCTAAAAAAACTTTCGCCGTATTCCAAACGATTTTCATCCAGGAAACCATCGTGTCCACCCCTGTCCCTCTAATAGTACAGGTTATGCCCACATGCTCCCATATTATACGTAAAAGTTAAAACTACACCTCATACGTTACCTGATTCATAAACTTTTGTAAATATTTCTTTCCATTAGAAAAGTAATGAATAATGATAAAAAAGGAAGCGCTACTCTCCGCTTCCTTCACCTTCATTATTATCGGCTGGGTGACATCTGTGACAAATACCATGAAATGTCAGCCTATGATCTTTAATTTTAAAATTCCAGCCCTCTTCAACAACTTTTTCCACATCGCCAAGAAGGTCTTCTTGTATTTCATCAACAGCTCCACACTCAATACAAACCAAATGGTGATGAAAGTGATCGGCACCTTCCGTTCTAAGATCATAACGGGAAACACCGTCACCAAAGTTTATTTTATCTACTACTTTAAGTTCTGTTAAAAGTTCCAGTGTACGGTAGACTGTTGCAAGACCAATCTCTGGCGCTTTTTCTTTGACGAGTAAATAGACGTCTTCCGCACTTAAATGATCTTCTTCATTTTCGAGGAGGACTCTCACGGTCGCCTCACGCTGTGGAGTCAGCTTATAACTTTGTGAATGCAGCTGTTTTTTGATACGGTCGATTCTGCTTTCCATACCCGTTTCCTCCTTATGTATACACAAGACAATTATAAGCATGGAAAAAAAAGTTGTCAATTTAAAGTCATTTTAAATAACGATTTAAACTTATTATTAAAAAACAATTATTATCGCTTATTGTATCGACCACTTAATGACTTGTTCCATTAAGGACGGCGTAAAAAATGCTTCGAGAGTAGAAGCTAAAAATACCATGATGCCAACCCCTGCTACCAGCAAGGAATAACGCAGCAACTGCGGCAAAAACGGAACATGATGTCTCTTGAAAGCAAGCTGACGGATCATTTTAATAGAAAAAGAAATCGCAGCTACTGAAACGATAATAAAAGCAGGTATTAAAAGCACGTTTTGCGGAAGCACCGACACAAAAGATAATAAAAAACCATACCAGCCCATCTGATTAACTAAAAATCCTACAGTGAACCCGATAACTACACCTTTTAAAAATAACATGATCAAAATGACAGGCAGCCCGATCACTGATAAACCTAACAGCCACATAAGCCCCATATATTTTAAATAATGTCCAAAACTTTGAAAGAACATATCCGATCTACTAGTAAACCCGCCTTCTGAAGCTTGAATAAAAAAACGGGATAAATACGTATAGAGATCTTGTTTTTGATTAAGGCTTAAGGAATTAACGATGATTGCTCCAAATATTACTCCCATTAAAAATAAAACACCAACAAAAGCATACAGCGTTTTATTTTCCTGCAAGTGCTGATGCATATAGTAACGAAGATTATCCATGTGGCCCTGCCTCCTCTACCAAAACTCTTATTTCTATTCTATGAATCAGCAGAAGAGGTATGTCTCTTTTTTATGAATTGATAGGTTTACCTGTTACTATCTTGCCGTATGTTCCCCCTCCGCCCCTCTGGATGGAAAGTTCTCCAGAACGCGCAGAAAGGATGTGATCAGCAAGTGATGGTTTTATGATTTTTTTTAACTGCTCTGCAGGTGCAGCATGAATAATATCCATATCTGTACCGAATGCTTCACGCAATTTAAGCAGTGTTTTAGGACCAAGACCTGGTATGAACTCCAATGGTATTTGGTGTACATATGGAGGACGGTTTATTGAATTTTGTTCTGAATTGCTTTTTAGCTCTTGTATTCTGTCATGAACTCCTTTTATAAACTTGCTGCTGCCGCATTTCCGGCAATTATTCATGTTTTTATAATCGAAAGTATCCAAACATTTTTCACATACTGAGTTATAATACTTGCCCAGGTAAGGATTTAACCCGT
This genomic interval carries:
- a CDS encoding purine-nucleoside phosphorylase; translated protein: MSTKLQTSAEFIQSKLDSSPKIGLILGSGLGILAEEIKNPVVIPYSEIPEFPVSTVEGHAGQLVIGELAGKQVVAMQGRFHYYEGYSMEKVTFPVRVMKLIGVETIVVTNAAGGVNKDFEAGDLMLITDHINNMGDNPLIGANDNSFGVRFPDMSEAYTNSLQEVARKVSNELGIKLKEGVYAGNTGPSYETPAEVRMLRVLGADAVGMSTVPEVIIARHAGMKVIGISCISNMAAGILDQPLTHDEVMETTEMVKANFLSLVKGIVKEI
- the deoB gene encoding phosphopentomutase, whose protein sequence is MEQSRFKRTFLIVMDSVGIGEAPDADKFGDKGAHTLGHIAEHMNGLQVPNLEKLGLGNIDPTMKGIEKTENPLAHFAKLPELSNGKDTMTGHWEIMGLHIQEPFQTFPEGFPDELIDQLTEKWGRDILGNKAASGTEIISELGEEHMNTGKLIVYTSADSVLQIAAHEDIVPIEELYEICETAREMTREGKYMLGRIIARPFTGKPGAFERTANRHDYALKPFGRTVMNELQDGGFDSIALGKISDIFDGEGVTKAIRTKSNMDGMDKLVQSMEEDFTGLNFLNLVDFDALYGHRRDPKGYGEALQEFDLRLPEVLNKLEDDDLLIITADHGNDPVHHGTDHTREYVPLLVYHNGIKKGKELNIGNTFADIGATIAENYNVKKPEIGKSFLSQL
- the xerD gene encoding site-specific tyrosine recombinase XerD, coding for MNDHVQDFLQYIIVERALSKNTIDSYRRDLTQYVLFLEKVESIETIDQIERNNIMGYLLFLKENGKASTTLARNIASIRSFHQFLFREKVSLQDPSVHIETPKTERKLPKVLSPQEVEALLETPASNDPFSQRDKAMLELLYATGIRVSELVQLNISDIHLNMGFIRCMGKGSKERIIPLGKMAQSAIERYINSGRSEMLKGKKTEALFLNHHGNRLSRQGFWKILKQLAKKARIEKDLTPHTLRHSFATHLLENGADLRAVQEMLGHADISTTQIYTHVTKTRLKDVYSAFHPRA
- a CDS encoding YqzK family protein; its protein translation is MVSWMKIVWNTAKVFLAFSLCTLVFYFGLLWINQEYENYHKYDEPKGKAVKVFNLSTDKDSNIIKRLFYFYQTGE
- the fur gene encoding ferric iron uptake transcriptional regulator; this translates as MESRIDRIKKQLHSQSYKLTPQREATVRVLLENEEDHLSAEDVYLLVKEKAPEIGLATVYRTLELLTELKVVDKINFGDGVSRYDLRTEGADHFHHHLVCIECGAVDEIQEDLLGDVEKVVEEGWNFKIKDHRLTFHGICHRCHPADNNEGEGSGE
- the spoIIM gene encoding stage II sporulation protein M codes for the protein MDNLRYYMHQHLQENKTLYAFVGVLFLMGVIFGAIIVNSLSLNQKQDLYTYLSRFFIQASEGGFTSRSDMFFQSFGHYLKYMGLMWLLGLSVIGLPVILIMLFLKGVVIGFTVGFLVNQMGWYGFLLSFVSVLPQNVLLIPAFIIVSVAAISFSIKMIRQLAFKRHHVPFLPQLLRYSLLVAGVGIMVFLASTLEAFFTPSLMEQVIKWSIQ